From Cyclopterus lumpus isolate fCycLum1 chromosome 4, fCycLum1.pri, whole genome shotgun sequence, a single genomic window includes:
- the mafaa gene encoding transcription factor MafAa, which produces MATDLAMSAELPNSPLAIEYVNDFDLMKFEVKKEPPEADRYCHRLPSGSLSSTPISTPCSSVPSSPSFCAPSPGAQPNQSLTSGANSSGSSSNNSIGNNNHGNGGKPQLEDLYWIPSYQHHINPEALNLTPEDAVEALIGNAHHHHHHHQAYDGFRGQQYVGEDLSTASTGHHHQGHHHHHHHHGHHARLEDRFSDDQLVSMTVRELNRQLRGFSKEEVIRLKQKRRTLKNRGYAQSCRFKRVQQRHMLESEKCTLLSQVEQLKQDVVRLAKERDLYKEKYEKLASRTYTAGGPGNTRDPSGKQANNEFFM; this is translated from the coding sequence ATGGCTACCGACCTCGCCATGAGCGCAGAGCTGCCAAACAGCCCCCTGGCCATCGAGTACGTCAACGACTTTGACCTTATGAAGTTTGAGGTGAAGAAGGAGCCGCCGGAGGCCGACCGCTACTGCCACCGCCTCCCGTCGGGCTCCCTGTCCTCCACCCCGATCAGCACACCCTGCTCCTCCGTGCCTTCCTCGCCGAGCTTTTGCGCCCCGAGCCCCGGCGCGCAGCCCAACCAGAGCCTCACCAGCGGGGCcaacagcagcggcagcagcagcaacaacagcatcGGCAACAACAATCACGGCAACGGGGGCAAGCCCCAGCTGGAGGACCTGTACTGGATCCCCAGCTACCAGCACCACATCAACCCCGAGGCGCTCAACCTGACCCCGGAGGACGCGGTGGAGGCCCTCATCGGCAACGcgcaccaccatcaccaccaccaccaggccTACGATGGCTTCCGCGGGCAGCAGTACGTCGGGGAGGACCTGTCCACGGCCTCGACGGGCCACCACCACCAGggccaccaccaccatcaccaccaccacggcCACCACGCTCGCCTGGAGGACCGCTTCTCGGACGACCAGCTGGTCAGCATGACGGTGCGGGAGCTGAACCGGCAGCTGCGGGGCTTCAGCAAGGAGGAGGTGATCCGCCTGAAGCAGAAGAGGCGCACCCTGAAGAACCGGGGCTACGCGCAGTCCTGCCGCTTCAAACGCGTCCAGCAGAGGCACATGCTGGAGTCCGAGAAGTGCACGCTGCTGAGCcaggtggagcagctgaagCAGGACGTGGTGCGCCTTGCCAAGGAGAGGGATCTTTACAAGGAGAAGTATGAGAAGCTGGCCAGCCGGACCTACACTGCCGGTGGACCGGGGAACACGAGAGATCCGTCCGGGAAACAGGCCAACAACGAGTTCTTCATGTGA